Proteins co-encoded in one Gossypium arboreum isolate Shixiya-1 chromosome 11, ASM2569848v2, whole genome shotgun sequence genomic window:
- the LOC108473448 gene encoding dual specificity protein kinase YAK1 homolog isoform X2 encodes MVDSFSKGIVMDEVGPSNQREPQGASELGSDEGSAVRWRPSQLVFGPYSPRNEAGRKPRVFVRRPLVARLTKDIIETFQICNPQFKYSEELNPKRFLTSPSVGILNDGYDNVNSDLILSVNFVLINLETQRRYIVKDVLGHGTFGQVAKCWVPETSSFVAVKIIKNQPAYYQQALVEVSILTTLNKKYDPEDKHHVVRIYDFFVHQRHLCISFELLDTNLYELIKINHFRGLSLSIVQLFSKQILRGLALLKDAGIIHCDLKPENILLCTSVKPAEIKIIDFGSACMEDRTVYSYIQSRYYRSPEVLLGYQYTTDIDMWSFGCIVAELFLGLPLFPGASEFDLLRRMIEILGGQPPDYLLKEAKNTSKFFKCIGSIHNMENGEISSGGRSAYQALTEEEYEARELKKPLIGKEYFSHKNLEAIVTNYPYRKNLPKEDIIKESQIRLALIDFLRGLVEFDPAKRWSPLQASKHPFVTGEPFTCPYRPPPETPRLPVAQNLKVDHHPGGGHWFAAGLSPNIPNRNRVSIHNSPHFPMVPYGHANSYGSVGSHGSYNDNTGLGSSYGSYGDNGNMFAYYSPVGPSAMNMHPQSGASMLGSSPDARRRFLLYSHGNGLGVSPSAGNFAPLPLGTSPSQFTPPNSYGQVSGGSPGHYGPTSPARNSCQGSPLSKMAAAGQFNRRKGWGYSGSSQSQESSSSPNWQGQVTDGTVSNQAEGNSQVAGGLHSNIQSNSNTANWKQQRGGIGMATSYSIVQKIPSSIGLGSNVQLQYCSGATQDNSEASMPLPDPGDWDPNYRLLAVIK; translated from the exons ATGGTGGATTCCTTTTCTAAGGGGATAGTTATGGATGAGGTTGGTCCTAGTAATCAAAGAGAGCCTCAGGGGGCCTCTGAATTGGGTTCAGATGAAGGGTCTGCAGTGCGATGGCGGCCGAGTCAGCTGGTTTTTGGACCGTATTCACCCAGGAATGAAGCTGGTAGAAAGCCGCGTGTTTTTGTCAGGAGGCCT TTGGTGGCAAGACTGACAAAGGACATAATTGAAACATTTCAAATATGCAATCCACAATTTAAATATTCAGAAGAATTGAACCCAAAGCGGTTTTTGACTAGCCCGTCTGTTGGCATCCTCAATGATGGCTATGACAATGTGAATTCAGATCTTATTCTATCAGTGAACTTTGTCTTGATCAATTTAGAAACACAGCGAAG ATATATTGTCAAAGACGTTCTTGGTCATGGGACTTTCGGGCAGGTTGCGAAATGCTGGGTTCCAGAAACAAGCAGTTTTGTCGCTGTGAAGATAATTAAAAACCAGCCTGCTTACTATCAGCAGGCACTGGTTGAAGTTTCTATTTTGACAACG TTAAACAAAAAATATGATCCAGAAGACAAGCATCACGTTGTCCGTATATACGATTTCTTTGTACATCAACGTCATTTGTGCATTTCTTTTGAACTTCTGGACACCAACCT GTATGAGCTTATCAAGATAAACCATTTTAGGGGTTTGTCATTGAGCATTGTTCAGCTGTTCTCAAAACAG ATTTTACGTGGACTGGCTTTATTAAAAGATGCTGGAATAATTCATTGTGATCTTAAACCAGAAAATATTCTTCTGTGCACAAG TGTCAAGCCagcagaaattaaaataattgacTTTGGATCAGCTTGCATGGAAGATCGGACTGTTTATTCCTACATTCAG AGCCGGTATTATAGGTCTCCTGAAGTTCTTCTTGGGTATCA ATATACAACAGATATTGACATGTGGTCCTTTGGCTGCATAGTTGCCGAACTCTTTTTAGGGCTGCCGTTATTCCCAGGTGCTTCAGAATTTGATCTTCTAAGGCGAATGATTGAAATACTTGG AGGACAACCCCCTGATTATCTTTTAAAGGAGGCAAAAAACACAAGTAAGTTCTTTAAGTGCATTGGAAGCATCCACAATATGGAGAATGGTGAAATCTCCAGTGGTGGCAGAAGTGCATACCAAGCTTTAACAGAAGAAGAATATGAAGCT AGGGAGCTAAAAAAACCATTGATTGGCAAAGAGTATTTCAGTCATAAGAACCTTGAAGCAATCGTTACAAACTATCCTTACAGGAAAAACTTGCCTAAAGAAGATATCATTAAAG AGAGTCAAATACGATTAGCTTTGATTGATTTCTTGAGGGGATTGGTTGAGTTTGATCCAGCAAAACGGTGGTCGCCTCTTCAG GCTTCAAAACACCCTTTTGTTACTGGGGAACCTTTCACATGCCCATACAGACCTCCCCCTGAGACACCTCGCTTG ccTGTTGCTCAAAACTTAAAGGTGGATCATCACCCTGGTGGAGGGCATTGGTTTGCAGCTGGTCTTTCTCCTAAT ATTCCAAACAGGAACAGAGTTTCCATCCATAACAGCCCACACTTCCCAATGGTGCCATATGGTCATGCTAATAGCTATGGCAGTGTAGGAAGTCATGGTAGCTACAATGATAATACTGGGCTTGGAAGCAGCTACGGGAGTTACGGAGATAATGGTAATATGTTTGCATATTATTCACCTGTTGGTCCATCTGCAATGAACATGCATCCACAGAGTGGTGCATCGATGCTTGGAAGTAGCCCTGATGCTAGACGAAGATTTCTGCTATACTCTCATGGGAATGGACTTGGTGTGAGTCCATCGGCTGGAAACTTTGCACCACTTCCCCTTGGTACTAGTCCCTCGCAGTTTACTCCTCCAAACTCCTATGGTCAAGTTTCAGGTGGCTCTCCTGGACACTATGGTCCTACTTCTCCCGCACGAAACAGTTGTCAAGGATCACCTTTAAGTAAGATGGCTGCAGCTGGGCAGTTTAATAGAAGAAAAGGTTGGGGATATTCTGGAAGTTCCCAATCTCAAGAGAGTTCATCATCTCCAAATTGGCAAGGACAAGTGACCGATGGCACCGTTTCTAACCAAGCTGAGGGAAACTCTCAAGTGGCTGGTGGTCTGCACTCTAATATACAGTCAAATTCTAACACAGCCAACTGGAAGCAACAGCGAGGTGGCATTGGAATGGCTACAAGTTACTCAATTGTTCAGAAGATTCCAAGCTCCATAGGACTTGGTTCTAATGTGCAACTGCAGTATTGCTCAGGAGCAACTCAAGACAATTCAGAGGCCAGCATGCCGTTGCCTGATCCTGGAGATTGGGATCCAAATTATAG ATTGCTTGCTGTTATAAAGTAA
- the LOC108473448 gene encoding dual specificity protein kinase YAK1 homolog isoform X1: MVDSFSKGIVMDEVGPSNQREPQGASELGSDEGSAVRWRPSQLVFGPYSPRNEAGRKPRVFVRRPLVARLTKDIIETFQICNPQFKYSEELNPKRFLTSPSVGILNDGYDNVNSDLILSVNFVLINLETQRRYIVKDVLGHGTFGQVAKCWVPETSSFVAVKIIKNQPAYYQQALVEVSILTTLNKKYDPEDKHHVVRIYDFFVHQRHLCISFELLDTNLYELIKINHFRGLSLSIVQLFSKQILRGLALLKDAGIIHCDLKPENILLCTSVKPAEIKIIDFGSACMEDRTVYSYIQSRYYRSPEVLLGYQYTTDIDMWSFGCIVAELFLGLPLFPGASEFDLLRRMIEILGGQPPDYLLKEAKNTSKFFKCIGSIHNMENGEISSGGRSAYQALTEEEYEARELKKPLIGKEYFSHKNLEAIVTNYPYRKNLPKEDIIKESQIRLALIDFLRGLVEFDPAKRWSPLQASKHPFVTGEPFTCPYRPPPETPRLPVAQNLKVDHHPGGGHWFAAGLSPNIPNRNRVSIHNSPHFPMVPYGHANSYGSVGSHGSYNDNTGLGSSYGSYGDNGNMFAYYSPVGPSAMNMHPQSGASMLGSSPDARRRFLLYSHGNGLGVSPSAGNFAPLPLGTSPSQFTPPNSYGQVSGGSPGHYGPTSPARNSCQGSPLSKMAAAGQFNRRKGWGYSGSSQSQESSSSPNWQGQVTDGTVSNQAEGNSQVAGGLHSNIQSNSNTANWKQQRGGIGMATSYSIVQKIPSSIGLGSNVQLQYCSGATQDNSEASMPLPDPGDWDPNYSDELLLQEDGSDESCISADFNRGMHIGSVDSYAGVGRFNLALTTSSNLSTQRQNGPIGFSHLEVGSPPTNDWHTGYPRFTSKQSHFTPHMTQNYPSRLGQQTLPRFNHGRSTGARSSEWNQMKVQLPAPSFNSGGPRSPGNSSFSNGMPWGRRANHPVSNIPPASRGRKDYGRIA, from the exons ATGGTGGATTCCTTTTCTAAGGGGATAGTTATGGATGAGGTTGGTCCTAGTAATCAAAGAGAGCCTCAGGGGGCCTCTGAATTGGGTTCAGATGAAGGGTCTGCAGTGCGATGGCGGCCGAGTCAGCTGGTTTTTGGACCGTATTCACCCAGGAATGAAGCTGGTAGAAAGCCGCGTGTTTTTGTCAGGAGGCCT TTGGTGGCAAGACTGACAAAGGACATAATTGAAACATTTCAAATATGCAATCCACAATTTAAATATTCAGAAGAATTGAACCCAAAGCGGTTTTTGACTAGCCCGTCTGTTGGCATCCTCAATGATGGCTATGACAATGTGAATTCAGATCTTATTCTATCAGTGAACTTTGTCTTGATCAATTTAGAAACACAGCGAAG ATATATTGTCAAAGACGTTCTTGGTCATGGGACTTTCGGGCAGGTTGCGAAATGCTGGGTTCCAGAAACAAGCAGTTTTGTCGCTGTGAAGATAATTAAAAACCAGCCTGCTTACTATCAGCAGGCACTGGTTGAAGTTTCTATTTTGACAACG TTAAACAAAAAATATGATCCAGAAGACAAGCATCACGTTGTCCGTATATACGATTTCTTTGTACATCAACGTCATTTGTGCATTTCTTTTGAACTTCTGGACACCAACCT GTATGAGCTTATCAAGATAAACCATTTTAGGGGTTTGTCATTGAGCATTGTTCAGCTGTTCTCAAAACAG ATTTTACGTGGACTGGCTTTATTAAAAGATGCTGGAATAATTCATTGTGATCTTAAACCAGAAAATATTCTTCTGTGCACAAG TGTCAAGCCagcagaaattaaaataattgacTTTGGATCAGCTTGCATGGAAGATCGGACTGTTTATTCCTACATTCAG AGCCGGTATTATAGGTCTCCTGAAGTTCTTCTTGGGTATCA ATATACAACAGATATTGACATGTGGTCCTTTGGCTGCATAGTTGCCGAACTCTTTTTAGGGCTGCCGTTATTCCCAGGTGCTTCAGAATTTGATCTTCTAAGGCGAATGATTGAAATACTTGG AGGACAACCCCCTGATTATCTTTTAAAGGAGGCAAAAAACACAAGTAAGTTCTTTAAGTGCATTGGAAGCATCCACAATATGGAGAATGGTGAAATCTCCAGTGGTGGCAGAAGTGCATACCAAGCTTTAACAGAAGAAGAATATGAAGCT AGGGAGCTAAAAAAACCATTGATTGGCAAAGAGTATTTCAGTCATAAGAACCTTGAAGCAATCGTTACAAACTATCCTTACAGGAAAAACTTGCCTAAAGAAGATATCATTAAAG AGAGTCAAATACGATTAGCTTTGATTGATTTCTTGAGGGGATTGGTTGAGTTTGATCCAGCAAAACGGTGGTCGCCTCTTCAG GCTTCAAAACACCCTTTTGTTACTGGGGAACCTTTCACATGCCCATACAGACCTCCCCCTGAGACACCTCGCTTG ccTGTTGCTCAAAACTTAAAGGTGGATCATCACCCTGGTGGAGGGCATTGGTTTGCAGCTGGTCTTTCTCCTAAT ATTCCAAACAGGAACAGAGTTTCCATCCATAACAGCCCACACTTCCCAATGGTGCCATATGGTCATGCTAATAGCTATGGCAGTGTAGGAAGTCATGGTAGCTACAATGATAATACTGGGCTTGGAAGCAGCTACGGGAGTTACGGAGATAATGGTAATATGTTTGCATATTATTCACCTGTTGGTCCATCTGCAATGAACATGCATCCACAGAGTGGTGCATCGATGCTTGGAAGTAGCCCTGATGCTAGACGAAGATTTCTGCTATACTCTCATGGGAATGGACTTGGTGTGAGTCCATCGGCTGGAAACTTTGCACCACTTCCCCTTGGTACTAGTCCCTCGCAGTTTACTCCTCCAAACTCCTATGGTCAAGTTTCAGGTGGCTCTCCTGGACACTATGGTCCTACTTCTCCCGCACGAAACAGTTGTCAAGGATCACCTTTAAGTAAGATGGCTGCAGCTGGGCAGTTTAATAGAAGAAAAGGTTGGGGATATTCTGGAAGTTCCCAATCTCAAGAGAGTTCATCATCTCCAAATTGGCAAGGACAAGTGACCGATGGCACCGTTTCTAACCAAGCTGAGGGAAACTCTCAAGTGGCTGGTGGTCTGCACTCTAATATACAGTCAAATTCTAACACAGCCAACTGGAAGCAACAGCGAGGTGGCATTGGAATGGCTACAAGTTACTCAATTGTTCAGAAGATTCCAAGCTCCATAGGACTTGGTTCTAATGTGCAACTGCAGTATTGCTCAGGAGCAACTCAAGACAATTCAGAGGCCAGCATGCCGTTGCCTGATCCTGGAGATTGGGATCCAAATTATAG TGATGAACTTCTTCTGCAAGAGGATGGATCAGATGAAAGTTGCATATCAGCTGACTTTAACAGAGGAATGCATATTGGTTCAGTTGATTCATATGCTGGAGTTGGAAGATTCAACCTTGCCTTAACCACAAGCTCAAATTTATCGACTCAAAG ACAGAATGGTCCTATAGGATTTTCACATTTGGAAGTGGGTAGTCCTCCAACTAATGATTGGCATACTGGATATCCCCGCTTTACTTCAAAGCAATCTCACTTCACACCACATATGACACAAAATTATCCCAGTCGGTTGGGGCAACAAACCCTTCCGCGATTCAATCATGGGAGATCCACTGGTGCTCGAAGTAGTGAATGGAATCAGATGAAAGTCCAACTCCCTGCTCCTAGCTTTAATTCAGGGGGACCACGTTCTCCTGGGAATAGTTCATTTAGTAATGGCATGCCATGGG GGCGTAGGGCAAATCATCCCGTCTCAAATATTCCACCAGCATCCCGTGGAAGAAAGGACTATGGAAGGATTGCTTAA